A window of bacterium contains these coding sequences:
- a CDS encoding alpha-galactosidase: protein MSVEERRLNGSDGRYEFESPRLRLRIDPGTASLEIEDKTRRVAVRGFGPRVIVGGRAFRATSAREPRSESVQTPNGPATRISMRCSTELDLELELAVEMSESTSGVTLELAVENTGESAQRIGALEPFSWEETGDCELKLEGDPGAMRWYRMGYQSWTPAGWLRLDRTERRPRIGLLRDLYCGPLTPFPRRGFHASDCATSLRAPGSAGLSLGFVTHRNYLCHIGLSCKGPRPSALYARASLEEHSLAPGDRTVGERLWLGLDAAGEDGIATWAQHCGREMNVRVPDTTPSAWCSWYQFFTRVTAPDVVRATQHLADQKIPIDTIQLDDGFQAAVGDWREWDAGFPDGIAPIAKEIRASGFRAGLWLAPLLVSRTSNTAREHPDWLLRRSDGKPRVALINKDWKGKICYALDPTHPEVLSWLERIARRARKDGFDYLKLDFLYAGTLPGERYDPDLPSGAAYRGAIEAIRKGAGKAAFLLGCGAPLGPSIGLFEAMRIGPDVAPYWASPIADRLFGVKAAPSAVNGLRNVLSRAALHRRLWLNDPDCAVLRDEDTKLDTNEVRTLAATIAVSGGLLVLSDDPDKLSDERGRLQSRLLPPLPFVPEVTLGEGESPDQLSIAFPDGSVLVLRVNLSDSSRALPIDPVALGFKGSVSGYDVWEDRLLDLAELTEPSQPEPAHGCRLVHLVADNDEVRVIGSTLHLASGGFGVESVRPGTEGRAQVDLALRGERRGKLILAFPGRADATRVHVSFKDRLSLELEASGVEDAFEVSDR, encoded by the coding sequence CGACCCGGATCTCGATGCGGTGTTCGACCGAGCTCGATCTGGAGCTCGAACTGGCCGTCGAAATGAGCGAAAGCACCTCCGGTGTGACACTCGAACTCGCGGTCGAAAACACCGGAGAGTCCGCACAGCGCATCGGGGCTCTGGAGCCTTTCAGCTGGGAAGAAACCGGAGACTGCGAACTGAAGCTCGAGGGCGATCCTGGAGCCATGCGCTGGTATCGCATGGGCTACCAATCCTGGACTCCCGCCGGATGGCTGCGTCTCGACCGGACAGAACGGCGTCCGCGCATCGGACTCCTGCGCGATCTCTACTGCGGTCCCCTCACGCCTTTCCCGCGGCGCGGTTTTCACGCGTCGGACTGCGCAACCTCGTTGAGAGCGCCGGGCTCGGCGGGTTTGAGCCTCGGGTTCGTCACTCACCGGAACTATCTCTGTCACATCGGCCTGAGCTGCAAAGGCCCGCGCCCGAGCGCTCTCTATGCACGGGCTTCTCTTGAAGAGCACTCGCTGGCGCCAGGCGACCGAACCGTGGGCGAGCGACTCTGGCTCGGTCTGGACGCGGCGGGCGAGGACGGCATTGCCACCTGGGCGCAGCATTGCGGACGCGAGATGAACGTACGGGTGCCGGACACCACACCTTCCGCCTGGTGTTCCTGGTATCAGTTCTTCACCCGTGTGACGGCACCCGATGTGGTCCGTGCGACGCAACACCTGGCGGACCAGAAGATCCCGATCGACACGATTCAACTCGACGATGGTTTCCAGGCCGCGGTCGGGGACTGGCGCGAGTGGGATGCGGGGTTTCCCGATGGGATTGCTCCGATCGCCAAGGAGATCCGCGCATCGGGCTTCCGGGCCGGTCTCTGGCTGGCACCACTTCTGGTTTCGCGCACCTCGAATACGGCCAGAGAGCACCCGGACTGGTTGCTGCGCCGTAGCGACGGTAAACCCCGGGTCGCGCTGATCAACAAGGATTGGAAAGGCAAGATCTGTTATGCGCTCGATCCGACGCATCCCGAAGTGCTGTCCTGGCTCGAGAGGATCGCGCGCAGAGCCCGGAAGGACGGCTTCGACTACCTGAAGCTCGACTTCCTGTACGCGGGAACGCTACCGGGCGAACGCTACGACCCGGACCTGCCCTCGGGTGCGGCCTACCGGGGCGCGATCGAGGCGATTCGAAAGGGAGCCGGCAAGGCGGCCTTTCTACTGGGGTGCGGGGCGCCGCTCGGTCCTTCGATCGGATTGTTCGAAGCCATGCGCATTGGCCCCGACGTCGCGCCGTACTGGGCCAGTCCGATCGCCGACCGGCTCTTCGGGGTCAAAGCCGCGCCCTCGGCCGTGAACGGCCTGCGCAACGTGCTCTCGCGGGCGGCCTTGCACCGGCGGCTGTGGCTGAATGATCCGGACTGTGCGGTCCTTCGCGACGAAGACACGAAACTCGACACGAACGAGGTGCGAACCCTCGCGGCAACGATCGCGGTATCCGGCGGGTTGCTCGTGCTTTCCGACGACCCCGACAAGCTGTCGGACGAGCGCGGGCGCCTGCAGTCCCGACTCCTCCCTCCCCTGCCTTTCGTGCCCGAAGTGACCCTTGGCGAAGGCGAGAGTCCCGATCAGCTCAGCATCGCGTTCCCCGATGGGAGCGTACTGGTACTGCGGGTAAACCTGTCAGACAGCTCCAGAGCTCTGCCGATCGACCCGGTGGCTCTGGGTTTCAAAGGGTCCGTGAGTGGCTACGACGTCTGGGAGGATCGCCTGCTGGACCTGGCCGAACTCACCGAGCCGTCGCAACCTGAACCCGCGCACGGCTGTCGCCTGGTGCACCTGGTTGCCGATAACGACGAGGTCCGAGTGATCGGCTCGACCCTTCACCTGGCTTCGGGCGGATTTGGGGTCGAATCCGTACGACCCGGCACGGAGGGGCGGGCACAAGTCGACTTGGCCCTGCGGGGCGAACGGCGAGGCAAGCTGATTCTGGCTTTTCCGGGCCGCGCGGATGCAACCCGGGTTCACGTGAGCTTCAAGGATCGGCTGAGCCTCGAATTGGAAGCGTCAGGGGTTGAGGATGCCTTCGAAGTTTCCGATCGATAG
- a CDS encoding CRTAC1 family protein — protein MGTRSSKVFGGICGLLAGFVLASGTALGAVSYSDVTAASGIDFVGDYGMPFSHLDMTQALMQQNMGAGGAVDDYDDDGDLDVYLVGTAGHMNRLFRNNLDQGSATFSDVTASAGLATAALTDGLSRIASFADLDDDGDLDLVVVNDYDGDPNNPPNQLLRNNGNSTFTNVTAGSGFQPIGYLHAGMAMADYDRDGLLDIVTTDWTFEAGTGAPQFPGSLLLFRNLGGFKFQEVTVAAGLEKNTFDTFSALFADFNDDGWPDLHVAIDHTEDEFWVNNSGVFTRATDSVYNPSPHLGNDMGLTATDFDNDGDLDIYATNIANQSVIDLGHDRANVLWVNKFADESVLRFDKETFIYGPLHTYWGWGVEFTDVENDGDQDILAANGMDQFLMMMVPQDENIMKPMALMMNDGNQMYSRVTPTGMDFPQDSRGLVTFDYDRDGDEDALVTNVDEAHRLFANTSTDQGHYLSVGFVQKMGQNRNGVGVKVYATSGGVTRRRDLLSGDSFVSGTPKEVHIGLGASDTLDELHVEWTDGTSSTYTDVVADRFITIHQRHGDMNRNAMIDHSDQFQQAVCRWTIFFNPSAPVSARCQSFDYDIDGDIDTDDTVAFNADYAAERARLQALIDAYIAAFRARFGL, from the coding sequence ATGGGCACTCGTTCAAGCAAAGTCTTTGGTGGTATCTGTGGACTACTGGCGGGTTTCGTCCTCGCTTCCGGAACGGCGCTAGGCGCAGTTTCGTACAGCGATGTGACGGCCGCGTCGGGGATCGACTTTGTCGGTGACTACGGCATGCCGTTTTCTCATCTCGATATGACCCAGGCGCTCATGCAGCAAAACATGGGCGCTGGCGGCGCCGTCGATGACTACGATGACGACGGCGATCTCGACGTGTACCTCGTCGGAACTGCCGGTCATATGAACCGCCTGTTTCGCAACAATCTCGATCAGGGTTCCGCGACGTTCAGCGATGTGACCGCGTCGGCCGGTCTTGCGACAGCAGCTCTGACGGACGGCCTTTCGCGGATCGCGAGCTTCGCAGATCTGGATGACGACGGTGATCTCGATCTGGTGGTCGTCAACGACTACGACGGAGATCCCAACAATCCACCCAATCAACTGCTGCGCAATAACGGCAATAGTACGTTTACCAACGTCACTGCGGGATCCGGCTTCCAGCCGATCGGCTATCTGCATGCCGGAATGGCGATGGCCGACTACGATCGCGATGGTCTGCTGGACATCGTGACGACCGACTGGACCTTTGAAGCGGGTACGGGAGCTCCGCAGTTTCCCGGCTCGCTGCTCTTGTTCCGCAACCTGGGCGGTTTCAAGTTCCAAGAGGTCACGGTCGCGGCGGGACTCGAGAAGAATACCTTCGACACCTTCTCCGCGTTGTTCGCGGATTTCAATGACGATGGCTGGCCCGATCTTCACGTCGCCATCGACCACACAGAAGATGAATTCTGGGTCAATAACAGCGGTGTCTTTACGAGAGCGACGGATAGCGTGTACAACCCGAGCCCACACCTCGGCAATGATATGGGCTTGACGGCCACGGATTTCGACAACGACGGCGATCTGGATATCTATGCCACGAACATCGCCAATCAAAGCGTTATCGATCTGGGACATGACCGTGCCAACGTACTCTGGGTGAACAAGTTCGCCGATGAATCCGTGCTCCGCTTCGACAAGGAGACGTTCATCTACGGGCCGTTGCATACATATTGGGGCTGGGGAGTGGAGTTCACCGACGTCGAGAACGACGGGGATCAGGACATTCTCGCGGCCAACGGCATGGATCAGTTCCTGATGATGATGGTCCCACAGGACGAGAACATCATGAAGCCGATGGCCCTCATGATGAACGATGGGAACCAGATGTACTCCCGCGTCACACCCACGGGTATGGACTTTCCGCAGGACTCCCGAGGTCTGGTGACGTTCGACTACGATCGGGATGGCGATGAGGATGCGCTCGTTACGAATGTCGATGAGGCGCATCGCTTGTTCGCGAATACGAGCACCGATCAGGGCCACTACTTGAGCGTCGGCTTCGTGCAGAAGATGGGTCAGAACCGCAACGGTGTTGGTGTCAAGGTCTATGCCACTTCAGGCGGTGTCACCCGCCGTCGCGACCTGCTCTCGGGTGATAGTTTCGTTTCGGGTACGCCGAAGGAGGTTCATATCGGCCTCGGCGCGTCGGATACCCTGGACGAACTACACGTCGAGTGGACCGACGGAACCTCGTCCACCTACACCGACGTCGTTGCAGATCGCTTCATCACGATCCATCAACGTCACGGCGATATGAACCGCAATGCGATGATCGATCATTCAGATCAGTTCCAGCAGGCGGTCTGCCGCTGGACGATCTTCTTCAATCCCAGCGCTCCGGTCTCGGCGAGGTGCCAGTCTTTCGACTACGACATCGACGGAGACATCGATACGGACGATACCGTGGCGTTCAACGCGGACTACGCTGCGGAGCGAGCCCGGCTGCAGGCGTTGATCGACGCGTACATCGCGGCCTTCCGCGCGCGCTTCGGTCTCTAG
- a CDS encoding phosphoribosyl-AMP cyclohydrolase produces MNSLEEGTEIQLDFSKLAKIAQTGQDVLPVVLQHADSGEVLYIGYANELALAETRTKKQAVLWSTSRNELWHKGATSGDFLELVEIRTNCEQNSLLYLVRPRAGGACHTKNADGETRPTCYYRRFLESEQMEFTKPELR; encoded by the coding sequence ATGAACAGCCTCGAAGAAGGTACCGAGATCCAGCTGGACTTTTCGAAGCTGGCCAAGATCGCACAGACGGGTCAGGACGTTCTGCCGGTCGTGCTCCAGCACGCCGATAGCGGGGAAGTGCTCTACATCGGGTACGCGAACGAACTGGCGTTGGCCGAGACCCGAACCAAGAAGCAGGCGGTCCTCTGGTCGACTTCGCGAAACGAACTGTGGCACAAGGGTGCGACTTCCGGTGACTTCCTGGAACTGGTCGAGATCCGCACCAACTGCGAACAGAACTCGCTGCTCTATCTCGTTCGACCCCGAGCCGGCGGTGCGTGCCACACGAAGAACGCCGACGGTGAGACCCGGCCCACGTGCTACTACCGGCGTTTCCTGGAATCCGAGCAGATGGAGTTTACGAAACCAGAGCTTCGCTGA
- a CDS encoding ATP-grasp domain-containing protein: MNRGEAATRCLRAVRELRTEERSELVGIALYTDPDRFGPFVREADEALALGPALRRGPSGAMRPAYLDHDRVLAALRATHADSVWPGWGFLAEAPDFVEKLEALDIAFLGPSAATMRSLGDKITSKTIAERAGVPVSPWSSGPVTRQNLREHVEQIGLPAMLKATAGGGGRGIRKLTSLDGLDAVFDSAETEAENSFGDGTLFVEKAIVGARHVEVQMAADEHGNVLALGLRDCSVQRKHQKVVEEAPPPGLPDALMSELREASVRLLREVGYTGVATCEYLVTSEGFYFLEVNPRLQVEHGVTELLTDVDLVKWQIKIARGDALPKEPASERGCAIEVRLCAEDPSSEFAPSPGRIALLDLPSGPGIRVDSGIVSGDSVPPEFDSMVAKILARGSTREEARSRLVRAVSDARVVVEGGMTNKGFLLDVLDHSDFRRGGVQTDWLDSSNLARSQRPCIEALLIAAIQVYQREREAVRTNFFTAAGRGRPREIPASSGVEIDLVYAGCPYRLRVFAIGGNAYRVYMGDRVMEVTLLEQDKHTRVLILSERRFQILISQSPVEVRIEIDGCLHRVESDVGGKVRAPAPALLIEIAVQPGDNVRAGQRVGLFEAMKTETALLAPMAGVVREVVARAGNRVSAGDVILIIEPSSGDRVQAEPSDALELPLEDDPLDVFFDADGQVGFAQASEAAAAVRIRGANALRSESRRLLMGYDVNPERADRLIQILQAPVEAGSDGLRAELSQLAAMLEIFADIEALFSRAPTRLAGDELGPSSDARLTMYLRRIAAEGAGIAPEFLDLLRRTLKHYDVEGLTPDDALERAVLRIYATRTTLMLRSRLVGALLQQLIRLGETGETFSRHPDLSEVLDRLAMLRNAVGARVADLATQARFRVFERPNGSSDSESASPVIDFDFTLVPPPKHEMLEERARQLSLSVEEVQRFEIWRLENFDLERIESPGFPGILAFSGRSRDGSGDQRILCFSEVTDLGPGVPLEPSIPAFEQRFHEAIEAMRSLQGNQDPARRMQWNRLYVFVRPPIVLSDALLTETLRRLSPETGHLGLEKVIVRIASVNPVAPGERPRKIEVLAGNPSGNRVQWSFREPHDRPLEPATPYERRVAAARARGLVYPYEIIRLFTAPPEGESHALGRPIGPGDFEEYDLRDGRAVRVVREPGESTCGVVFGVIRTPTLKHPTGMRRVLILGDPTWNMGALAAPECDRIVAALELARTEGIPVEWVAVSSGARIAMESGTENLDATARVVRKLVTFTDAGGEVNLILPGVNVGAQSYFDALATMGLQSKGILIMLAGASMVLTGRAALEFSGGVSAEDEVGIGGYERIMGPNGEAHHQARDLSDAYGILLEHHACSYRSPGERHPRPFRTTDPADRDVTQAVYEGEEDFRRVGDIFSQANAERKRPFAMRPLMRALVDADAGSIERWRDWTGAEMAITWDSHLGGFPIALVGIESRSLPRLGYRPNHGPESWTAGTLFPASSKKVARALNAASGNRAAVVLANLSGFDGSPESMQRGILEYGAEIARAVVRFEGPLLFVVVTRYHGGAYVVFSRELNEQMRASALSGSFASVIGGPAAAAVVFARDVRKRALADPRVREATADVETAVDTAARVARRARLDQLVSDVILEKQAELATEFDTIHSVERALEVGSLESLVEPAQLRPTLIRWLSEALVS, translated from the coding sequence TTGAACCGCGGTGAGGCAGCTACACGCTGTCTTCGCGCCGTTCGCGAACTCCGAACTGAAGAGCGCAGCGAACTCGTCGGGATCGCGCTCTACACCGATCCCGATCGTTTCGGCCCTTTCGTGCGCGAGGCGGACGAGGCGCTGGCCCTGGGTCCGGCCCTGCGCCGTGGGCCCTCGGGCGCGATGCGCCCGGCCTATCTGGATCACGACCGCGTGCTGGCGGCGCTGCGCGCCACCCACGCCGACAGTGTCTGGCCCGGCTGGGGTTTTCTGGCCGAAGCACCGGATTTCGTAGAGAAGCTCGAAGCACTCGATATTGCGTTTCTCGGTCCGTCCGCTGCGACCATGCGCTCGCTCGGCGACAAGATTACGTCGAAAACCATCGCGGAGCGGGCCGGTGTACCGGTTTCCCCCTGGAGCAGTGGCCCCGTAACGCGCCAGAACCTGCGCGAACACGTAGAGCAGATCGGGCTTCCTGCCATGCTGAAGGCGACCGCCGGTGGCGGTGGTCGCGGCATCCGCAAGCTCACATCGCTCGACGGACTCGACGCCGTTTTCGACAGCGCTGAAACCGAAGCCGAGAACTCCTTCGGCGATGGCACGCTCTTCGTCGAAAAGGCGATCGTCGGAGCCCGTCACGTCGAAGTCCAGATGGCTGCCGACGAGCATGGCAATGTACTGGCACTCGGGCTCCGCGACTGCTCCGTGCAGCGCAAGCACCAGAAGGTCGTCGAAGAAGCGCCGCCCCCCGGTCTGCCCGATGCCCTGATGAGCGAGCTGCGCGAAGCCTCGGTGCGCCTGCTGCGCGAGGTCGGCTACACGGGAGTGGCCACTTGCGAATACCTGGTGACCAGCGAGGGGTTCTACTTCCTGGAGGTGAACCCCCGGCTGCAGGTCGAACACGGAGTGACTGAGCTTCTGACCGACGTGGATCTGGTCAAGTGGCAGATCAAGATCGCCCGTGGTGACGCCTTGCCCAAGGAACCGGCTTCAGAGCGCGGCTGTGCGATCGAAGTACGTCTGTGCGCCGAAGATCCTTCCTCGGAATTTGCGCCCAGTCCGGGTCGCATCGCGCTATTGGATCTGCCTTCCGGTCCCGGCATCCGGGTCGACTCCGGTATCGTCTCCGGGGATTCGGTTCCACCTGAGTTCGACTCGATGGTGGCCAAGATCCTGGCTCGCGGTTCAACTCGCGAGGAGGCGCGTTCCCGCCTCGTTCGTGCCGTCAGCGATGCCCGCGTCGTGGTGGAAGGTGGCATGACCAACAAGGGTTTCCTGTTGGATGTGCTCGATCACTCCGATTTCCGTCGCGGCGGTGTCCAGACGGACTGGCTCGACAGTTCGAATCTCGCGCGCTCACAGCGTCCCTGCATCGAGGCCCTGTTGATTGCCGCCATTCAGGTCTACCAGCGCGAACGCGAGGCGGTGCGGACGAATTTTTTCACCGCCGCTGGTCGCGGGCGCCCGCGCGAGATTCCGGCGTCGTCGGGTGTCGAGATCGATCTCGTCTACGCCGGTTGTCCCTATCGCCTGCGTGTGTTCGCAATCGGTGGAAACGCCTACCGCGTGTACATGGGCGATCGCGTCATGGAGGTCACGCTGCTCGAGCAGGACAAGCATACGCGTGTGCTCATCCTCTCCGAGCGGCGCTTCCAGATCCTGATCAGCCAGTCGCCTGTCGAAGTGCGAATCGAAATCGATGGCTGTCTGCACCGTGTCGAGAGTGATGTCGGGGGCAAGGTTCGCGCACCTGCGCCCGCGCTCTTGATCGAGATCGCAGTGCAACCGGGTGACAACGTCCGCGCGGGCCAACGGGTCGGTCTGTTCGAGGCCATGAAGACGGAAACGGCCCTGCTTGCACCCATGGCGGGAGTCGTACGCGAAGTCGTCGCACGCGCCGGAAACCGCGTTTCCGCCGGGGATGTCATCTTGATCATCGAGCCGAGTTCCGGCGATCGAGTGCAAGCCGAACCCTCCGACGCCCTCGAGCTTCCGCTCGAGGATGACCCGCTCGACGTTTTCTTCGACGCGGACGGGCAGGTGGGTTTCGCGCAGGCGAGCGAAGCGGCAGCTGCGGTGCGCATTCGGGGCGCAAACGCTCTGCGCTCCGAGTCGCGTCGTCTGCTCATGGGTTACGACGTGAACCCCGAACGAGCCGATCGATTGATCCAGATTCTGCAGGCACCCGTCGAGGCTGGCTCTGACGGACTACGCGCGGAGCTTTCACAGCTCGCGGCGATGCTCGAGATCTTCGCCGATATCGAAGCGCTGTTCAGCCGTGCGCCCACGCGCCTGGCCGGCGACGAACTGGGGCCATCTAGCGATGCGCGCCTCACCATGTATCTGCGGCGCATCGCAGCCGAGGGCGCGGGTATCGCTCCGGAATTCCTGGATCTTCTGCGCAGGACGCTGAAGCACTACGACGTGGAGGGGCTGACACCCGACGATGCGCTCGAGCGCGCGGTTCTGCGCATCTACGCGACGCGAACCACCCTGATGTTGCGCAGCCGTCTGGTCGGCGCGTTACTGCAGCAATTGATTCGCCTCGGCGAGACCGGAGAGACGTTTTCGCGACATCCCGATCTTTCCGAAGTGCTCGATCGCCTGGCGATGTTGAGGAATGCCGTCGGCGCGAGGGTGGCGGATCTCGCAACGCAGGCGCGCTTCCGCGTGTTCGAGCGACCCAATGGATCGAGCGACTCCGAGAGCGCGAGCCCGGTGATCGATTTCGACTTCACCCTGGTTCCGCCGCCCAAGCACGAGATGCTCGAAGAGCGAGCCCGCCAACTCTCGCTGTCGGTGGAAGAGGTGCAGCGCTTTGAGATCTGGCGACTGGAGAATTTCGATCTCGAGCGCATCGAGTCGCCTGGTTTTCCCGGTATCCTCGCGTTCTCCGGCCGCTCCCGGGATGGAAGCGGTGACCAGCGGATCCTGTGCTTCTCGGAGGTGACGGATCTCGGCCCCGGAGTTCCTTTGGAGCCGAGCATCCCCGCTTTCGAACAGCGTTTCCACGAGGCGATCGAGGCGATGCGCTCGCTCCAGGGAAATCAGGATCCCGCGCGGCGCATGCAGTGGAATCGCCTGTACGTGTTCGTCCGGCCGCCGATCGTGCTCAGCGATGCACTGCTCACCGAGACACTGCGACGTCTATCACCCGAGACCGGTCACCTCGGTCTCGAGAAGGTCATCGTCAGGATCGCGAGTGTGAATCCCGTGGCGCCCGGTGAGAGACCGCGCAAGATCGAAGTGCTGGCGGGCAATCCATCGGGGAATCGCGTTCAGTGGAGTTTTCGCGAGCCTCACGACCGTCCGCTGGAACCCGCCACACCCTACGAACGCCGCGTGGCCGCCGCGCGTGCGCGCGGCCTCGTCTACCCCTACGAGATCATCCGCCTGTTCACGGCTCCACCCGAGGGCGAGAGTCACGCGCTCGGCCGTCCAATCGGGCCGGGAGATTTCGAGGAATACGATCTGCGCGACGGGCGTGCTGTGCGCGTCGTGCGCGAGCCCGGCGAGAGCACCTGCGGTGTCGTCTTCGGGGTGATTCGTACACCGACGCTCAAACATCCGACCGGAATGCGGCGCGTGTTGATTCTGGGGGATCCGACCTGGAACATGGGCGCACTCGCCGCTCCGGAATGCGATCGTATCGTCGCCGCGTTGGAACTCGCCCGGACCGAGGGCATTCCCGTCGAATGGGTCGCCGTTTCTTCCGGCGCACGTATTGCCATGGAGAGCGGGACCGAGAATCTCGACGCGACGGCGCGTGTCGTGCGCAAGCTCGTGACTTTCACCGACGCCGGCGGTGAGGTGAACCTGATCCTGCCCGGCGTCAACGTTGGCGCACAGAGCTATTTTGACGCGCTGGCCACGATGGGATTGCAGTCGAAGGGCATCCTCATCATGTTGGCTGGTGCGTCGATGGTACTGACCGGCCGCGCGGCACTCGAGTTTTCCGGCGGTGTTTCCGCCGAAGACGAGGTCGGCATTGGTGGCTACGAGCGCATCATGGGACCGAACGGCGAAGCGCATCACCAGGCGCGGGACCTGTCCGACGCATACGGGATCCTGCTCGAACACCACGCGTGCAGTTACCGATCGCCCGGCGAAAGGCATCCGCGACCCTTCCGCACGACCGACCCCGCTGATCGGGACGTCACCCAAGCGGTCTACGAAGGAGAAGAGGACTTCCGGCGCGTCGGAGATATCTTTTCCCAGGCCAATGCGGAGCGCAAACGCCCGTTTGCCATGCGCCCGCTCATGCGGGCCCTGGTAGACGCCGATGCCGGATCTATCGAGCGCTGGCGGGATTGGACCGGTGCCGAGATGGCCATTACCTGGGATTCGCATCTGGGTGGCTTTCCGATCGCTCTAGTCGGTATCGAGAGCCGCTCACTCCCGCGACTCGGTTATCGACCAAACCACGGGCCAGAGAGTTGGACGGCGGGCACATTGTTTCCCGCATCGTCGAAGAAGGTGGCGCGAGCACTGAATGCGGCGAGCGGGAATCGCGCTGCCGTCGTGCTGGCGAATCTCTCGGGTTTCGACGGTTCTCCGGAATCGATGCAACGAGGCATTCTCGAGTACGGTGCGGAGATCGCGCGCGCAGTCGTCCGCTTTGAAGGACCGCTGCTCTTCGTCGTGGTCACGCGGTACCACGGAGGAGCCTACGTCGTGTTCTCCCGCGAGTTGAACGAGCAGATGCGTGCGAGTGCGCTGAGTGGCTCGTTTGCTTCGGTCATCGGTGGGCCGGCCGCGGCCGCGGTCGTTTTCGCAAGGGACGTACGCAAACGCGCGCTGGCGGATCCGCGCGTGCGCGAGGCGACGGCCGACGTCGAGACTGCCGTCGATACGGCCGCGCGCGTGGCTCGGAGGGCCCGACTCGACCAACTCGTAAGTGACGTGATTCTCGAGAAGCAGGCGGAACTCGCCACCGAGTTCGACACGATTCACAGCGTCGAGCGGGCGCTCGAGGTCGGATCGCTCGAGTCCCTGGTCGAGCCGGCGCAGCTGCGCCCGACCTTGATTCGCTGGCTCAGCGAAGCTCTGGTTTCGTAA
- a CDS encoding DUF3341 domain-containing protein yields MAQVLGVLKSPGATVKAIHTLKEQGFNDLEVYTPSPNHHIEHALDRGPSPVRLYTLIGCLTGVTIGYAMQIWMAYDWPLVIGGKPFASIPAYTIVGFELNILLGGILTVAGLMIHGIFLSRKGHDAYQPSFSGDEFGCVVRCHSDQVSQAQELLQTSGSTEVRVVEA; encoded by the coding sequence ATGGCACAGGTCCTGGGAGTTCTGAAGTCGCCGGGCGCGACCGTGAAGGCCATTCACACCCTCAAGGAACAGGGATTCAACGATCTCGAGGTCTACACGCCCTCGCCCAATCATCACATCGAGCACGCGCTCGATCGCGGACCGAGTCCCGTGCGTCTCTACACGCTGATCGGTTGTCTCACGGGTGTGACGATCGGCTACGCGATGCAGATCTGGATGGCGTACGACTGGCCTCTGGTAATCGGGGGCAAGCCGTTCGCCTCGATTCCCGCGTATACGATCGTAGGTTTCGAACTCAATATCCTTCTGGGCGGCATCCTGACGGTTGCCGGTTTGATGATTCACGGAATCTTTCTTTCGCGGAAGGGACACGACGCCTACCAGCCGAGCTTCAGCGGTGACGAGTTCGGTTGCGTTGTGCGCTGTCACTCCGACCAGGTATCGCAGGCGCAGGAGTTGTTGCAGACGTCTGGCTCGACGGAGGTGCGCGTTGTCGAAGCATAG